The stretch of DNA TTAGCAAAGTCGATTGAACATAATCAGCACTTTGCTTTATACTTTGAAAAGGATCAATTTTAAAATTCTCCTGCTCTACAAAGAAATGCTGCACGCCCGACCTGATTGCCTGATTAATAATCAGTTTAAAATCAATAGAACCACTTCCGATTTCAGTATTTAGGTTTGGAGTTACCTTATCCATGTCTTTCACATGTACCATTACAAAACGTTTCGGGTAGTCTTTAAATAATTGAACAGGGTCATGTCCTGCCCGGACAGCCCAATACAAGTCCAATTCAAAATAAACGTTGGAAGATGTGCTGGTTAAAAGTTCTTTATAGAGGTAAGTGCCATCAATGGTTGTGAATTCAAAATCATGGTTATGATAGGCAAGTTTCAACCCCGCGGACTCGCAAATCACCGCTGCTTTATTTATTTTATCTACAATTCGTTTAAAATCGTCAACTGTTTTTCTTTCCTTTTCTTGCAGGAAAGGAACTGTTACATACATTTGACCAACAATTGCAGCCGCTTCTGCCGCCCTTTTTAGTTCATCATAATTAGCTGCAGCAAACAAATGATCCATTCCGTAATGGCCGCTGGGTGATGTTAAGCCATTTGCCTTTAACAAAGTTTTAAACTCCTTAGGAGTTAATCCCCAAAAACCTTTTTCAGGGTCATAGCCATACGTTTCAACTTCTTTATAGCCCGAAATGGCCACTTTTTCAATAACACCCTTTACATCAGATGGTAAATAGTCCCTCAAACTGTAAAGTTGTAAGCCTGCATTTTTAGTTGTTTTGGCAAACAATGCGTTGGGCATCAGAGCAATTCCGGCGGCAGTA from Solitalea canadensis DSM 3403 encodes:
- a CDS encoding sugar phosphate isomerase/epimerase family protein translates to MKISRKTFLIQSGITAAGIALMPNALFAKTTKNAGLQLYSLRDYLPSDVKGVIEKVAISGYKEVETYGYDPEKGFWGLTPKEFKTLLKANGLTSPSGHYGMDHLFAAANYDELKRAAEAAAIVGQMYVTVPFLQEKERKTVDDFKRIVDKINKAAVICESAGLKLAYHNHDFEFTTIDGTYLYKELLTSTSSNVYFELDLYWAVRAGHDPVQLFKDYPKRFVMVHVKDMDKVTPNLNTEIGSGSIDFKLIINQAIRSGVQHFFVEQENFKIDPFQSIKQSADYVQSTLLK